From the genome of Maribacter algicola, one region includes:
- the uvrA gene encoding excinuclease ABC subunit UvrA — protein sequence MITISQVDPKKNIIIKGAKLHNLKNIDVVIPRNKLVVITGLSGSGKSSLAFDTLFAEGQRRYVESLSSYARQFLGKLDKPKVDYIKGIAPAIAIEQKVNSTNPRSTVGTTTEIYDYIKLLYARIGRTFSPISGNEVKKNTVSDVIEHVKQFDTDTKLLLLAPVTIRDDRDALKSLQLFSKQGYARIKYQGKVIRIDQAPEDIGKEFDLVVDRIITKDDEDFYNRLANAVDNAFFEGKGQCIIEELSTSKQRLFSNKFDLDGMTFLEPNVHLFSFNNPYGACPKCEGYGDVIGIDEDLVIPNTALSIYENAVFPWRGESMGWYRDQLVNSAYKFDFPIHKPWFELSEDQKKLVWDGNKHFIGLHKFFETLEEKSYKIQNRVMLSRYRGKTKCNVCNGKRLRPETEYVKIGGKSISDLVGLPIERLIPFFNNLELTKHDAKITDRLLLEINSRLGFLDKVGLNYLSLNRKSNTLSGGESQRINLATSLGSSLVGSMYILDEPSIGLHPKDTENLIEVLLSLRDLGNTVIVVEHDEDIMKAADEVIDIGPEAGTHGGNIVAQGTLEEILKSSSLTASYLNGTMNIEIPKERRTSKNHIEIIGCRANNLKNINVTFPLDMLTVVTGVSGSGKSTLVKKLLYPIILKETGGYGEKAGQFSSVNGKYKHIKHVEFVDQNPIGRSSRSNPVTYIKAYDEIRTLFAGQKLSKIRNYQAKHFSFNVDGGRCEKCKGEGEITVEMQFMADVHLECDTCNGKRFKKDVLEVTFNERNIDDILNMTIDDAIDFFETGLQTKIVAKLKPLQDVGLGYVTLGQSSSTLSGGEAQRIKLASFLVKGATKDKALFIFDEPTTGLHFHDIQKLLKSFNALIKKGHSIVVIEHNIELIKCADYIIDLGPGGGENGGQLLAEGTPEEVAKNSRSYTAKYLLEKLI from the coding sequence ATGATTACGATATCCCAAGTTGACCCCAAAAAAAACATCATTATCAAGGGCGCAAAGTTGCACAACCTAAAAAATATTGATGTTGTCATTCCTAGAAACAAGTTGGTGGTCATTACGGGCCTTTCAGGATCCGGAAAGTCAAGTTTGGCTTTCGATACACTTTTTGCCGAAGGACAAAGAAGGTATGTAGAAAGTCTTTCTTCCTATGCCAGACAATTCCTTGGAAAATTGGACAAACCAAAAGTCGATTATATAAAAGGTATTGCCCCTGCCATTGCCATTGAGCAAAAAGTAAATTCGACCAATCCAAGATCTACGGTGGGCACTACTACTGAAATCTATGATTATATAAAGCTCCTTTACGCCCGCATTGGGAGGACATTCTCTCCCATATCAGGTAATGAGGTAAAAAAAAATACCGTATCCGATGTCATTGAACACGTAAAGCAATTTGATACGGATACCAAATTATTGCTACTTGCCCCTGTTACCATACGCGATGACCGCGATGCATTAAAATCGCTTCAGTTATTTTCCAAACAGGGCTATGCTAGGATCAAATACCAAGGGAAAGTAATCAGAATAGACCAGGCCCCTGAAGATATAGGTAAAGAATTTGATCTTGTGGTGGATAGGATTATCACCAAGGACGATGAAGATTTTTACAATCGATTGGCGAATGCCGTGGACAATGCCTTTTTTGAAGGCAAAGGGCAATGTATCATCGAAGAGCTCTCTACATCTAAACAACGACTTTTCAGCAACAAATTTGATTTGGATGGAATGACCTTTTTGGAGCCTAATGTGCATCTCTTCAGTTTCAACAATCCCTATGGGGCCTGTCCAAAATGTGAAGGATACGGGGATGTAATTGGTATCGACGAAGATTTGGTAATACCCAATACAGCCCTCTCCATTTATGAAAATGCCGTTTTTCCCTGGCGGGGGGAAAGCATGGGGTGGTACCGCGACCAATTGGTCAATAGCGCCTATAAATTTGATTTTCCCATTCACAAACCATGGTTTGAACTATCGGAAGATCAAAAAAAATTGGTCTGGGATGGAAACAAGCACTTCATAGGGCTACACAAATTCTTTGAAACACTTGAAGAAAAAAGTTATAAAATTCAGAATAGGGTAATGCTTTCCCGCTACAGGGGAAAGACAAAATGTAACGTTTGCAATGGCAAAAGACTAAGACCGGAGACGGAATACGTGAAAATTGGTGGGAAATCCATTTCTGATCTAGTAGGCCTTCCTATTGAGCGCCTGATTCCCTTTTTCAACAATTTGGAACTTACCAAACACGATGCCAAAATAACGGACAGACTTTTGCTGGAAATCAATTCCCGTTTGGGTTTCTTGGACAAAGTGGGGCTCAATTACTTATCCTTGAACAGAAAGTCCAATACCTTATCCGGGGGAGAAAGCCAGCGAATTAACCTGGCCACCTCTTTGGGTAGTAGTCTCGTAGGTTCCATGTACATTCTAGATGAACCGAGTATTGGACTTCACCCAAAGGATACCGAAAACTTAATCGAAGTATTGCTTTCCCTAAGGGATTTAGGAAATACAGTCATTGTGGTGGAACATGACGAGGATATTATGAAAGCTGCGGACGAGGTTATCGATATTGGTCCGGAGGCCGGTACCCATGGGGGAAACATAGTTGCCCAAGGTACTTTAGAGGAAATCTTGAAATCCTCTTCACTTACAGCAAGCTATCTTAACGGAACCATGAATATTGAGATTCCCAAAGAGCGGCGTACTTCCAAGAATCATATAGAAATAATAGGTTGTAGGGCAAACAACCTCAAAAATATCAATGTTACTTTTCCATTGGATATGCTAACCGTAGTAACCGGTGTATCCGGCAGTGGAAAAAGTACCCTTGTAAAAAAACTATTGTACCCTATAATACTCAAAGAAACTGGAGGCTACGGCGAAAAGGCCGGTCAATTTAGTTCCGTCAATGGAAAATATAAGCACATAAAACATGTGGAGTTTGTGGACCAAAACCCCATTGGACGCTCTTCACGCTCCAACCCGGTTACCTATATAAAGGCCTATGATGAAATACGTACCCTTTTTGCGGGCCAGAAACTAAGCAAAATCAGGAATTACCAAGCAAAACATTTTTCATTCAATGTAGATGGAGGACGATGTGAGAAATGCAAAGGAGAAGGTGAAATCACCGTGGAGATGCAATTTATGGCCGATGTACACTTGGAATGTGATACCTGCAACGGAAAACGGTTTAAAAAGGACGTGTTGGAGGTTACTTTTAACGAAAGGAATATCGACGATATTCTCAATATGACCATCGACGATGCCATAGATTTCTTCGAAACAGGCTTACAAACCAAAATCGTTGCCAAATTGAAACCTTTGCAAGATGTGGGCTTGGGCTATGTAACCTTGGGGCAATCCTCCTCCACCCTATCCGGTGGTGAGGCACAACGTATCAAATTGGCCAGCTTTTTGGTAAAAGGCGCAACGAAGGACAAAGCACTTTTTATATTTGACGAACCCACGACAGGACTCCATTTTCATGACATTCAAAAACTCTTGAAATCCTTCAATGCCTTGATAAAAAAAGGGCATTCCATTGTGGTGATCGAGCACAATATTGAACTCATCAAGTGCGCGGACTACATCATCGATTTAGGACCGGGCGGTGGCGAAAACGGGGGGCAATTATTAGCCGAGGGCACACCTGAGGAAGTAGCAAAAAACTCCAGATCGTACACCGCAAAATATCTTTTAGAAAAATTGATCTAA